The Sphingobacterium bambusae genome includes a window with the following:
- a CDS encoding nucleotide sugar dehydrogenase — protein sequence MKHIKKITCIGAGYVGGPTMSVIAQKNLSVEVTVVDLNQARIAAWNDEDLDNLPVYEPGLDEVVKEARGRNLFFSTDVDKAIQEADMIFISVNTPTKTYGKGKGQAADLKFIELCARQIAAVATSDKIVVEKSTLPVRTAEALKSILDNTGNGVNFHILSNPEFLAEGTAVTDLHNPDRVLIGGEDADAIEALVKVYEAWVPRERILTTNLWSSELSKLVANAFLAQRVSSINAISELCEVTGANVDEVSRAIGQDTRIGSKFLKASVGFGGSCFQKDILNLVYIARSYNLYEVAEYWEQVILLNDHQKTRFAEKIIQTMYNTVNGKSIAFLGWAFKKDTNDTRESAAIYVADHLLDEEANVIVYDPKVTAEQIYKDLDYLGTRSPEDNRRLVRIVNDPYEALNGAHAVAVLTEWDEFKTYDWEKIKEGMKRPSFVFDGRKLLDRALLEQAGFDYYAIGE from the coding sequence ATGAAACATATAAAAAAAATTACTTGTATAGGAGCAGGGTATGTAGGAGGACCTACTATGTCCGTTATCGCTCAAAAGAATCTCAGCGTTGAAGTGACGGTTGTAGACTTAAATCAGGCGCGTATCGCAGCTTGGAATGATGAAGATTTAGATAATCTGCCGGTTTACGAACCCGGGCTGGATGAAGTTGTTAAGGAAGCGCGCGGTCGAAACCTGTTCTTCTCGACAGATGTGGATAAAGCTATCCAAGAGGCGGACATGATTTTTATTTCCGTGAATACACCGACGAAAACTTATGGAAAGGGTAAGGGACAGGCTGCCGATTTGAAGTTTATAGAACTTTGTGCACGCCAAATTGCAGCAGTAGCCACATCTGATAAGATCGTTGTAGAGAAGTCTACTTTGCCTGTGCGTACGGCAGAGGCATTGAAGAGTATTTTAGATAATACAGGCAATGGTGTCAACTTCCATATACTTTCCAATCCCGAGTTTTTGGCAGAGGGCACAGCGGTGACCGATCTGCACAACCCTGATCGGGTATTAATTGGTGGAGAAGATGCCGACGCTATTGAAGCTCTGGTGAAAGTTTACGAAGCTTGGGTGCCTCGTGAGCGTATATTAACGACGAATCTGTGGTCATCCGAATTGTCCAAATTAGTAGCCAATGCTTTCTTGGCACAGCGTGTATCGTCAATTAACGCCATTTCCGAGCTTTGTGAGGTGACAGGAGCAAACGTAGACGAAGTATCTCGCGCTATAGGCCAAGATACCCGTATTGGTTCTAAATTTTTGAAAGCTTCTGTAGGCTTTGGTGGTTCTTGTTTCCAAAAGGATATCCTTAACCTCGTGTATATAGCACGTTCCTATAACCTATATGAAGTCGCCGAATACTGGGAGCAAGTGATCTTATTGAATGATCATCAGAAAACTCGTTTTGCAGAGAAGATCATCCAGACCATGTACAATACCGTAAATGGGAAAAGTATCGCGTTTTTGGGTTGGGCCTTTAAAAAAGATACGAATGATACGCGAGAATCGGCAGCAATTTATGTAGCAGACCATTTACTAGATGAAGAAGCCAATGTAATTGTATATGATCCAAAAGTAACGGCGGAACAGATATACAAAGACCTAGATTATTTGGGGACGCGATCTCCTGAGGATAACCGTCGTTTGGTTAGAATAGTGAACGATCCTTATGAAGCTTTGAATGGAGCGCATGCAGTAGCGGTGTTGACCGAATGGGACGAATTTAAAACTTACGACTGGGAAAAGATAAAAGAAGGCATGAAGCGTCCGTCTTTTGTTTTCGATGGTAGAAAGCTTTTAGATCGCGCTTTACTCGAGCAAGCGGGATTTGATTATTACGCAATTGGCGAATAA
- a CDS encoding DUF5675 family protein: protein MKTRHTLFLRRTYGERGTNGQISYQGQHICYTIELPDRNNVRRLSCIPEGCYRLEKRVYPKNGEQIGIPHVLRREAILIHAANNAMTELMGCIAPVTSLTGQGTGTGSRAALAELKALVYALWDMGDEVYLRIVSDSVIPDA, encoded by the coding sequence ATGAAAACAAGACATACCTTGTTTCTCCGTCGTACATACGGAGAGCGGGGAACCAATGGGCAGATCAGTTACCAAGGACAGCATATCTGCTATACCATCGAACTGCCCGATCGAAACAACGTCCGGCGCCTCAGCTGCATTCCTGAAGGATGCTACCGGCTAGAAAAGCGCGTGTACCCTAAAAATGGCGAGCAGATTGGGATCCCCCATGTGCTGCGCCGGGAGGCTATCCTGATACACGCGGCAAACAACGCCATGACGGAGCTGATGGGCTGCATAGCGCCGGTGACCAGCCTCACGGGGCAAGGAACCGGAACAGGCAGCAGGGCTGCCCTCGCCGAGCTTAAGGCGCTGGTATATGCCCTATGGGATATGGGGGATGAGGTGTATTTAAGAATAGTATCGGACAGCGTAATTCCCGATGCCTAG
- a CDS encoding glycoside hydrolase family 76 protein, whose translation MMMIKKIAGAALALLWASCLQGQQLPNNANYARATESLSTIQDHYAVNDGKHLLRETFPFDDSYSATYLADNSNQPKANAYSYLWPFSGSLSAYAALLEAKHNPETKQHIDQAVLPGLENYYDKRSPVGYASYINSAPLSDRFYDDNIWLGIDFADLYLHTKEKAYLRKAQEIWAFVQSGMDDKLGGGIYWCEQKKESKNTCSNAPAVVYLLKLHEATKSKAYLQQAKDLYAWTKKNLQDPADKLYWDNISLAGKVQPAKYPYNTGQMIQAAALLYKLTKDKQYLSDAQESAKAGLGYFFSPKGSSADFPLLKRSDNWFIAIMLRGYIELYGQDKNPEYIKAFQANLDHAWTAMRDNNGLFGKEWSGKDKNSDKKWLLDQFAMAEMYARLAAVK comes from the coding sequence ATGATGATGATAAAAAAAATAGCGGGTGCTGCGCTGGCGCTCTTGTGGGCTTCTTGCCTGCAGGGGCAGCAGCTACCTAATAATGCAAACTATGCGCGAGCCACGGAAAGCTTATCCACAATCCAAGATCACTATGCCGTCAACGATGGCAAGCATCTTCTTCGGGAAACTTTTCCTTTTGACGATAGCTACAGCGCGACCTACCTAGCCGATAACAGCAATCAGCCCAAAGCCAATGCGTATTCTTACCTTTGGCCGTTCTCGGGTAGCTTATCGGCTTATGCTGCGCTGCTGGAGGCTAAGCATAATCCGGAGACCAAGCAGCATATTGATCAGGCGGTGCTGCCGGGCTTGGAAAACTATTATGATAAACGCAGCCCAGTGGGTTACGCTTCTTACATCAACAGTGCACCCCTCTCCGATCGCTTCTACGATGATAATATTTGGCTGGGTATAGACTTTGCGGATCTTTATCTCCACACAAAGGAGAAGGCTTACCTGCGCAAGGCGCAGGAGATATGGGCTTTCGTGCAGAGTGGTATGGATGATAAGCTGGGTGGTGGCATCTACTGGTGCGAACAGAAAAAGGAATCCAAGAATACTTGTTCCAACGCGCCGGCGGTGGTCTACCTCCTCAAGCTCCACGAGGCTACCAAGTCGAAGGCTTACCTGCAGCAGGCGAAGGACTTGTATGCCTGGACAAAAAAGAATCTGCAAGATCCTGCCGATAAGCTTTATTGGGATAATATCAGCCTCGCGGGTAAGGTGCAGCCGGCCAAATATCCGTACAACACGGGTCAAATGATTCAGGCGGCGGCCTTGCTGTATAAGCTGACGAAGGATAAGCAGTATCTATCGGATGCGCAGGAGTCGGCAAAAGCGGGCTTGGGCTATTTCTTCTCGCCAAAGGGCTCTTCCGCCGACTTTCCCTTACTAAAACGTAGCGACAACTGGTTTATCGCTATCATGCTGCGCGGCTACATCGAGCTGTATGGGCAGGATAAAAATCCGGAATATATCAAGGCTTTCCAAGCTAACTTGGATCATGCTTGGACGGCAATGCGCGACAACAATGGTCTCTTCGGCAAGGAATGGTCGGGGAAGGATAAAAATAGCGACAAAAAATGGCTGCTCGATCAGTTTGCTATGGCCGAGATGTATGCGCGCCTAGCGGCAGTGAAGTAA
- a CDS encoding acyltransferase family protein, giving the protein MILDNRNIKQLDGIRGLSILIVFFSHLGLGHLVPGGFGVTVFFFISGFLISKLLIYEFEQSKTLNFKNFYIRRAFRLYPALLFFSSLVILLLIFHDVRLIPSQIVAALMYFENYYYVYFINYQEQHQLYSIFKILWSLSIEEHYYLFYPLFLFLTYSRVRLHLVLTVLFLIIPLLFRLYYVEILVDPKLYEKYNYSLTHTRIDSILYGSLLAYLLFKDSRGEKILEFLQKKWLLVLSLAVLLFTFVYREDSFRETYRYTLQGIFLTPVIVFAVYGDQSLLNKLFFTNKVFVYIGKLSYSIYLFHWLAIPLATLYFTKFGLQWQLFVLAVTISLSLFSYYRVEMPFVKLRKKFGSNV; this is encoded by the coding sequence ATGATTTTGGATAATAGAAATATAAAACAACTGGACGGCATTAGAGGCTTGTCAATTTTGATTGTCTTTTTTTCACATTTAGGTTTGGGACATCTTGTGCCTGGAGGTTTCGGAGTTACTGTTTTCTTCTTTATAAGTGGATTTCTAATATCTAAACTTCTTATTTATGAGTTTGAACAATCGAAAACATTAAACTTTAAGAATTTTTACATTAGAAGGGCTTTTAGATTATATCCGGCTTTGCTCTTTTTTTCTTCGTTAGTTATTCTGCTATTAATTTTTCATGATGTACGTTTGATACCTTCGCAGATTGTAGCAGCACTTATGTACTTTGAAAACTATTATTACGTATATTTTATTAATTATCAAGAGCAACATCAATTATACAGCATTTTTAAAATATTGTGGTCCCTGTCGATAGAAGAGCATTACTATTTGTTTTACCCACTTTTTTTGTTTCTTACTTATTCTCGTGTTAGACTACATTTGGTTTTGACAGTTCTATTTTTAATTATTCCTCTTTTATTCCGCCTATATTATGTGGAAATATTAGTGGATCCGAAGCTATATGAGAAATATAATTATTCTTTGACGCACACACGGATAGACTCAATATTGTATGGCTCATTGTTGGCATACCTACTTTTCAAAGATAGTCGAGGGGAAAAAATTTTAGAATTTCTGCAAAAGAAATGGTTGTTAGTCTTGTCGTTAGCAGTCTTATTGTTCACCTTTGTTTATAGAGAGGATAGCTTCAGAGAGACGTATAGATATACCTTGCAAGGTATATTTTTAACGCCCGTAATTGTTTTTGCTGTTTATGGTGATCAGTCGCTACTAAATAAGCTGTTTTTTACGAATAAAGTATTTGTCTATATCGGGAAATTGAGCTATTCTATCTATCTTTTTCATTGGTTAGCTATTCCTCTAGCGACGCTGTATTTCACAAAATTTGGTTTGCAATGGCAGCTTTTTGTTCTCGCCGTAACAATTTCTCTTTCTCTATTTTCATACTATAGGGTTGAGATGCCTTTTGTGAAGCTCCGGAAGAAATTTGGCTCAAATGTTTAA
- a CDS encoding fibronectin type III domain-containing protein, producing the protein MANKSKVLVNFARMKDDELMVAATTIISAMTDNVHFETPSPSLESVQVLVDDYAAKLNAARRRGAPSDTALKNEVRQPLEEALQKLGYYVNATAQGHLSTLLSSGFRSSSGISSLEVPLKIEAVKVRDGRQSGQVRLDFAPQRAARMYECVYRKQHEEAWSAHISTTSSRLNIIAPLSVGQYYEIRVRGINTHGQGDWSDIVTIMVR; encoded by the coding sequence ATGGCAAATAAATCTAAAGTGCTTGTCAACTTTGCACGAATGAAAGATGACGAGCTCATGGTAGCTGCAACGACGATTATCAGCGCCATGACGGACAATGTACATTTTGAAACGCCAAGCCCGAGCTTGGAATCAGTACAAGTGTTGGTCGATGACTATGCGGCCAAATTGAATGCGGCACGCCGCCGAGGAGCGCCATCGGATACGGCCTTGAAGAACGAAGTGCGCCAGCCGTTGGAAGAGGCTTTGCAAAAGCTGGGGTACTATGTAAATGCCACTGCGCAAGGGCATTTATCGACCCTGCTTAGCTCGGGCTTCCGCAGCAGTAGCGGTATCAGTTCTTTGGAGGTACCCCTGAAGATCGAGGCCGTTAAAGTGCGCGACGGGAGACAGTCGGGGCAGGTGAGGCTAGATTTTGCACCGCAGCGAGCGGCGCGAATGTATGAATGTGTGTATAGAAAGCAACATGAAGAAGCTTGGAGTGCACATATCAGCACCACCTCTTCGCGCTTGAACATTATTGCACCCCTGTCGGTCGGGCAATATTATGAGATACGCGTACGTGGCATTAACACCCATGGCCAAGGCGACTGGAGTGATATCGTCACGATCATGGTCCGTTAA
- a CDS encoding capsule assembly Wzi family protein — protein sequence MKRHTFYTLMASCCLCLSISKTQAQVDLVDSVPRKGISLDLQGGYISSKAVPFWMRSNQYGSIPLEGASGSMIARAYQNYKVQGEWQGKAANGGTNWDWGYGLEGRANIGKEFQGQLIDAHVKVRFAMFEARLGRSKDVMGLNGDTLLTSGNFAVSGNALGVPKFEISIPEYYRLPWFGGLISFKGNFANGYMGAYDMNPNAFLVKNTDYRLQTYLHQKSLYVRLGRHMGPLQLYGGFNHQAQWGGESERYGTAFDLNFLQTLTYVTLGKAYGARGNPIPRSKIGNHQGSIDLGASYNLGDVSIMLYRQTFYDVGALSKLANIRDGLNGLTLTNNNFKKTNKSFDWNKILVEFFYSKDQAGYPWSKPTASGDEDYYNNSEYYEGWSYNGVGIGTPLIVTAKSVKPNQAHSPNDFFISNRVISGHLGAKGYLYGWNVATKATLSRHFGTYATSEFGKSTGRTFHTPHTERFQPVNQLSFIIQAEKKLLQNTFVGGSFAVDHGRLLYNGAGLLVNIRRTF from the coding sequence ATGAAAAGACATACTTTTTATACGCTGATGGCGTCCTGCTGTCTATGCTTATCTATCTCAAAAACACAGGCACAAGTAGATCTTGTGGACAGTGTTCCCCGAAAAGGAATCTCCTTAGACTTGCAAGGTGGTTATATCAGTTCGAAGGCTGTCCCCTTTTGGATGCGCTCCAATCAATATGGATCGATTCCTTTGGAAGGTGCTTCCGGAAGTATGATTGCCCGTGCCTATCAAAACTATAAGGTGCAGGGCGAGTGGCAGGGTAAGGCTGCCAATGGCGGAACCAACTGGGACTGGGGTTATGGTCTCGAAGGACGCGCCAATATTGGTAAAGAGTTTCAAGGACAGCTGATCGATGCGCATGTGAAAGTCCGCTTTGCTATGTTTGAAGCTCGTCTGGGTCGCAGCAAGGATGTGATGGGCCTTAATGGGGATACGCTACTTACTTCGGGTAACTTCGCGGTATCCGGTAATGCACTTGGCGTACCTAAGTTTGAAATTAGTATCCCGGAATACTATAGACTGCCTTGGTTTGGGGGCTTGATCTCCTTTAAAGGAAATTTTGCTAATGGTTACATGGGGGCATATGATATGAACCCTAACGCGTTTTTAGTTAAGAATACTGATTATAGACTACAGACCTACTTGCACCAAAAATCACTTTATGTCAGACTAGGAAGACATATGGGTCCATTGCAACTATATGGCGGATTTAACCATCAAGCTCAATGGGGAGGGGAATCAGAACGTTACGGTACAGCCTTCGATCTCAATTTCCTACAAACGCTGACATATGTCACACTTGGTAAGGCATATGGAGCTAGAGGAAACCCCATTCCGCGCTCAAAGATTGGCAATCACCAGGGTTCAATAGATCTAGGAGCCTCATATAACCTAGGTGACGTGAGTATAATGCTCTACAGACAAACGTTTTATGACGTAGGAGCACTATCAAAGCTTGCGAATATAAGAGATGGATTAAATGGCCTAACATTAACAAATAATAATTTCAAAAAAACAAACAAATCGTTCGATTGGAACAAAATTTTAGTTGAGTTCTTTTATTCGAAAGATCAAGCAGGATACCCTTGGTCAAAGCCTACAGCGTCGGGAGATGAAGACTACTACAATAACTCGGAGTATTACGAAGGATGGTCCTATAATGGCGTCGGCATTGGAACTCCGCTTATTGTTACGGCCAAGAGCGTTAAACCAAATCAAGCACATTCACCAAACGACTTTTTTATTAGTAACCGCGTTATATCTGGACATCTCGGAGCAAAAGGTTACCTCTACGGTTGGAATGTAGCCACGAAAGCAACATTATCTCGCCATTTTGGAACTTATGCAACTAGTGAATTTGGCAAATCAACTGGTAGAACCTTCCATACACCACATACAGAAAGGTTCCAGCCGGTAAACCAGCTTTCTTTTATTATACAAGCCGAAAAGAAATTATTACAAAACACATTCGTAGGAGGTTCGTTCGCAGTTGATCATGGAAGACTTCTATACAACGGAGCCGGATTATTGGTTAACATAAGAAGAACGTTTTAA
- a CDS encoding glycosyltransferase family 2 protein yields MMYSIIIPHKNSAVLVHRLLQSIPKRSDLEVIVIDDTSDSSEIQKLEEIRNDYYFDFYHNRGKKGAGASRNVGLSHARGKYVIFADSDDFFCKDFGNELDIVSQKDVDLIFYNVHSADSETYEESHRHFFFNDLVRSYLADGKKDILYKYSVPWGKIYRRGFLETYNIKFAEVIAGNDMWFSCCCGVFVNSFEVSQTVLYTVTVREGSIVNTIRPEYFLSRFDETIRVNNMLRANKLAPYQYSVLYFLANAKKFGATGYVVKQILKNRSNVLIGLEKVLSYKKVLVDRENRRKSN; encoded by the coding sequence ATGATGTACTCCATTATTATTCCACACAAAAATTCTGCGGTTTTAGTACACCGTTTACTGCAATCAATTCCCAAACGAAGCGATTTGGAAGTTATTGTAATAGATGATACTAGTGATAGTTCGGAAATACAAAAATTAGAGGAAATTCGCAACGACTATTACTTTGATTTTTACCATAATAGGGGGAAGAAAGGTGCTGGTGCGAGTCGTAATGTAGGGCTTAGTCACGCTCGAGGTAAATATGTTATATTTGCCGATTCAGATGATTTCTTTTGCAAAGATTTTGGAAATGAGTTAGATATTGTTTCTCAAAAGGATGTGGACTTGATTTTCTACAATGTACATTCTGCAGATTCAGAAACATATGAAGAAAGTCACAGACATTTTTTCTTTAACGATCTAGTACGTAGCTATTTAGCCGATGGTAAAAAAGATATTTTGTACAAATATTCTGTTCCTTGGGGCAAGATTTATCGACGAGGCTTCCTAGAAACTTATAATATAAAATTCGCCGAGGTTATTGCCGGTAACGATATGTGGTTTTCATGCTGCTGTGGTGTATTTGTCAATTCTTTTGAGGTTTCACAAACCGTATTGTATACGGTCACGGTTAGGGAGGGAAGTATAGTGAACACCATTAGACCTGAATATTTCTTATCGAGATTCGATGAGACAATACGCGTTAACAATATGTTAAGGGCGAATAAATTGGCTCCCTATCAGTATTCGGTGCTGTATTTTTTGGCAAATGCGAAAAAATTCGGTGCTACAGGGTATGTCGTTAAGCAAATTTTAAAAAATCGAAGTAATGTACTCATTGGACTCGAAAAAGTTCTTAGCTATAAGAAAGTACTGGTAGACCGAGAGAATAGACGCAAAAGCAATTAA
- a CDS encoding glycoside hydrolase family 26 protein, whose protein sequence is MKNNNLFDEAPIESWKYPSNSYVNNSTRRLFHNLNKIGQSSQVILGHQSTNTLSRNGQIEITDSDIKEVTGQFPGLVAYDLGWIERKKGNVWLDGSVDKLIKSIQYCRKLGIPVSLSWHTRNPTDVQYDQKNRALNGKVKNIQNTVGQILSDETVQQTYISWLDILAEFFGKLVDETGEVIPILFRPFHECSGNWFWWGNGQCTDEEYIKLFQFTHEYLTKTKMVDNLLWIYNTDKVRTEAEYMKRYPGDQYVDFCSIDFYDYENYSIDKFKSLLTKSLDVLRACSKRQNKGYLIAEGGKKNYQDQNYFTSRCINFFPKDLIYFCFWANSKKNYYTTSQRDQNKEDFKVMVKENKLLLQKEVLKLKLFS, encoded by the coding sequence ATGAAGAATAATAACCTTTTTGACGAAGCCCCTATTGAGTCGTGGAAATACCCCTCGAATTCATATGTGAACAACAGTACTAGACGATTATTTCACAACTTGAATAAAATAGGCCAAAGCTCACAAGTTATTCTTGGGCATCAAAGCACAAATACGCTTTCAAGAAATGGCCAAATTGAAATTACGGATTCGGACATCAAAGAGGTAACAGGACAGTTTCCTGGACTTGTAGCTTATGATCTCGGATGGATCGAAAGAAAAAAAGGGAATGTATGGCTAGATGGATCTGTCGATAAGTTGATAAAATCAATTCAATACTGTCGAAAACTTGGCATTCCTGTATCACTATCTTGGCACACCCGTAATCCTACGGACGTTCAATATGACCAGAAGAACAGAGCACTTAATGGTAAAGTCAAAAACATACAAAATACCGTTGGGCAGATACTATCGGATGAAACTGTCCAGCAAACATATATCTCATGGTTAGACATATTAGCAGAGTTTTTTGGTAAACTTGTCGATGAAACCGGCGAAGTAATACCTATTTTATTTAGACCTTTCCACGAATGCTCAGGGAACTGGTTCTGGTGGGGAAATGGTCAGTGTACTGATGAAGAGTACATTAAGTTATTCCAGTTTACACACGAATACTTAACAAAAACTAAAATGGTAGATAATTTGCTTTGGATCTATAATACTGACAAGGTTAGAACGGAGGCAGAATACATGAAACGTTATCCTGGAGATCAGTATGTAGACTTTTGCTCAATAGATTTTTATGATTACGAAAATTACAGTATAGACAAATTTAAGAGCCTACTCACCAAATCATTGGACGTTTTAAGGGCTTGTTCAAAGAGGCAAAACAAAGGCTACCTGATAGCCGAAGGAGGTAAAAAAAACTATCAGGATCAAAATTACTTTACATCTAGGTGCATCAATTTCTTTCCGAAAGACCTTATATACTTTTGTTTTTGGGCTAACTCAAAAAAAAACTACTACACAACCTCACAAAGGGACCAAAATAAGGAGGATTTTAAGGTTATGGTCAAGGAGAATAAGCTGCTGTTACAAAAAGAAGTTTTAAAGCTTAAATTATTTAGCTAG
- a CDS encoding polysaccharide pyruvyl transferase family protein yields MINILYYKGYTQYHNIGDQLINKSLLDHFRRHADVLISDDKMPEFYLESLGASKAECVTQLNQGFHKALIIDSIKSCFDNNRKVYFLASPPGHQFENSFVTGCKYIISGFFYLFLYLLGVRIIKIGFSIGPLSRMGKIGEWFRALFIKNYYVRDSISLDFVHSIGIKKASIFPDLCWSYTPKLNQKVDSENVLIDKRRKIILSFRSAVHGEVKSDSYSQSLLKLLEVLIEKFEEDFVFEIAYQVASDFEFSEQLYKHFEGRNVVHFNKQQIDLSNASYYYSGDYVLTNRLHVALLAYKFNCLPAIVTDMQQHAKINGIFSDAGIGELLIDTNQLTELALSQIEQVLHSKISIMDKFTNVEQSYRKSSDEVMKYIFSV; encoded by the coding sequence ATGATTAACATTTTATATTACAAGGGGTATACACAATATCATAATATTGGCGATCAGTTGATAAACAAGAGCTTACTTGATCACTTCCGTAGACACGCGGATGTCTTAATTAGCGATGACAAGATGCCCGAGTTCTATTTGGAATCTTTGGGTGCTAGTAAAGCGGAGTGTGTAACGCAATTGAATCAAGGCTTTCATAAAGCTTTGATTATTGACTCTATTAAATCATGTTTTGATAATAATCGTAAAGTCTATTTTTTAGCTTCCCCTCCAGGACATCAATTTGAAAACTCGTTTGTAACGGGGTGTAAATATATAATCTCTGGCTTCTTTTACTTATTCCTTTACCTATTGGGAGTGCGTATAATAAAAATAGGTTTTTCAATTGGCCCACTCAGTAGAATGGGGAAGATTGGTGAGTGGTTTCGAGCGCTTTTTATAAAGAATTATTATGTTCGTGATTCTATATCATTGGATTTTGTGCATAGCATTGGTATAAAAAAGGCTAGTATATTTCCTGATCTATGTTGGAGCTATACGCCAAAACTTAATCAAAAAGTTGATAGTGAAAATGTTCTTATAGACAAACGAAGAAAAATAATTTTATCATTTCGTAGCGCTGTTCATGGAGAGGTTAAGAGTGATAGCTATTCGCAATCTTTATTAAAATTGTTGGAAGTGCTTATAGAGAAGTTTGAAGAAGATTTCGTTTTTGAAATTGCTTATCAAGTGGCATCAGACTTTGAGTTCAGCGAGCAACTGTATAAGCATTTTGAAGGAAGAAATGTAGTACATTTTAACAAACAGCAGATTGACTTGTCGAACGCAAGCTATTACTATTCGGGCGACTATGTGCTTACAAACCGATTACATGTGGCACTACTAGCTTATAAATTTAACTGTTTGCCTGCTATCGTAACTGATATGCAGCAACACGCCAAAATAAATGGAATTTTTTCGGATGCAGGGATTGGAGAATTACTAATAGATACTAATCAGCTTACCGAATTAGCTTTATCACAAATCGAGCAGGTTCTACATTCGAAAATCTCTATTATGGATAAATTTACCAATGTCGAACAATCGTATCGTAAATCTTCCGACGAGGTTATGAAATATATTTTTTCTGTATAA
- a CDS encoding WecB/TagA/CpsF family glycosyltransferase has translation MQDKIKIFNAEILNVDMEELLNKLDRGVLITPNVDHLMKLQKDEEFYNLYKQTEWLICDSKIVQLGLKFLGKPVKEVIPGSSFFPAYYMHHKSNKEVNIFLLGAAEGVAEKASQKINSKVGRPIIVDYQSPSFGFEKDEVECQAIVRRINESNATVLVVGVGAPKQEKWIFKYKDQMPNIRLFMALGATIDFEAGNITRAPRWMQRLSLEWLYRMSKEPKRLWKRYMVDDLPFFGLILREKLNRYSDPFAKS, from the coding sequence ATGCAGGATAAGATCAAAATATTTAATGCCGAAATTCTAAATGTAGATATGGAAGAATTGTTAAATAAACTCGATCGAGGCGTACTTATCACTCCGAATGTGGACCATCTTATGAAGCTACAAAAGGATGAAGAATTTTACAATCTCTACAAGCAAACAGAATGGTTAATATGTGATAGTAAAATTGTACAGCTAGGATTAAAATTTTTAGGAAAACCTGTCAAAGAAGTTATTCCAGGTTCTTCATTTTTCCCAGCATACTACATGCATCACAAAAGCAATAAGGAGGTAAACATCTTCTTACTAGGGGCAGCAGAGGGTGTCGCGGAGAAAGCTTCCCAAAAAATTAATTCGAAAGTGGGACGACCAATTATTGTTGATTATCAGTCGCCATCATTTGGCTTTGAAAAAGATGAGGTGGAATGCCAAGCTATTGTTCGTCGGATAAATGAATCTAATGCTACGGTTTTAGTTGTTGGCGTGGGGGCTCCGAAGCAAGAAAAGTGGATTTTTAAGTATAAAGACCAAATGCCTAACATCCGACTGTTTATGGCCCTAGGCGCTACGATTGATTTCGAAGCGGGCAATATAACACGCGCGCCTCGTTGGATGCAGCGTTTGTCGCTCGAGTGGCTCTATCGTATGAGTAAAGAGCCAAAAAGACTTTGGAAAAGATATATGGTTGATGATTTACCATTTTTTGGACTAATTTTAAGGGAGAAATTGAATAGGTACAGTGATCCATTTGCAAAGTCCTAG